One genomic window of Undibacterium cyanobacteriorum includes the following:
- the nuoF gene encoding NADH-quinone oxidoreductase subunit NuoF, translating into MTSLHNRHIKPLILAGLDGKNWHLQDYVARGGYQSLKRILDEKIPPEQVIAELKASSLRGRGGAGFPTGLKWSFMPRQFPGQKYLVCNTDEGEPGTFKDRDIIRYNPHALIEGMAIGAYAMGITVGYNYIHGEIFADYDRFEEALEEARAAGMLGDRIHGSDFSFQLHAFHGYGAYICGEETALLESLEGKKGQPRFKPPFPASFGLYGKPTTINNTETFAAVPFVLAMGGEAYAALGKPNNGGTKIFSMSGDVAKPGNYEVPLGTPFATLLELAGGMRDGKKIKAVIPGGSSMPVLTGEVMMATDMDYDSIAKAGSMLGSGAVIVMDETRCMVKSLLRLSYFYFEESCGQCTPCREGTGWLYRMVHRIENGQGRPEDLDMLNAVADGIQGRTICALGDAAAMPVRAFIKNFREEFEYHIEHKHCLVPTYL; encoded by the coding sequence ATGACGAGTCTACATAATCGCCATATCAAGCCATTGATTCTCGCCGGATTAGACGGTAAAAACTGGCACTTGCAAGACTATGTAGCACGTGGTGGCTATCAGTCTTTGAAACGTATTCTCGACGAAAAAATCCCCCCTGAACAAGTGATCGCAGAGTTGAAGGCATCCTCCTTGCGTGGTCGTGGTGGTGCGGGTTTCCCAACCGGCTTGAAGTGGAGCTTCATGCCACGTCAATTTCCAGGCCAAAAATACCTCGTCTGTAATACGGACGAAGGCGAGCCAGGTACATTCAAAGATCGTGACATCATTCGCTATAACCCGCATGCATTAATTGAAGGTATGGCCATCGGTGCTTACGCGATGGGCATTACGGTAGGCTATAACTACATTCACGGTGAGATTTTTGCTGACTACGACCGTTTTGAAGAGGCGCTGGAAGAAGCGCGTGCGGCCGGTATGTTGGGTGATCGCATTCATGGTTCGGATTTTTCTTTCCAATTGCACGCCTTCCATGGTTATGGTGCGTACATCTGCGGCGAAGAAACTGCTTTGTTAGAGTCTCTCGAAGGTAAGAAAGGTCAGCCACGCTTCAAACCGCCATTCCCAGCGAGTTTCGGTTTATATGGCAAACCAACGACGATCAATAACACCGAAACATTCGCCGCTGTGCCTTTCGTTTTGGCGATGGGCGGTGAAGCGTATGCTGCTTTGGGTAAGCCGAACAACGGTGGCACAAAGATTTTCTCCATGTCGGGTGACGTGGCGAAACCAGGTAACTATGAAGTCCCGCTTGGAACGCCGTTCGCTACCTTGCTGGAATTAGCAGGCGGTATGCGCGATGGTAAAAAAATCAAAGCGGTTATTCCAGGTGGTTCCTCGATGCCAGTGCTGACTGGTGAAGTCATGATGGCGACGGACATGGACTACGATTCGATTGCGAAAGCAGGATCGATGTTGGGTTCTGGCGCTGTGATCGTGATGGACGAAACACGTTGCATGGTCAAATCTTTGTTGCGTTTGTCCTACTTCTATTTTGAAGAGTCTTGCGGACAATGTACGCCTTGCCGCGAAGGTACAGGTTGGTTGTATCGCATGGTCCATCGCATCGAAAACGGTCAAGGCCGCCCAGAAGATTTAGATATGTTGAATGCAGTGGCGGATGGTATTCAAGGTCGCACAATTTGTGCCTTGGGTGATGCTGCCGCAATGCCTGTGCGTGCGTTCATTAAGAATTTCCGTGAAGAGTTTGAGTATCACATCGAGCATAAGCATTGCTTAGTGCCGACGTATCTGTAA
- the nuoG gene encoding NADH-quinone oxidoreductase subunit NuoG, whose translation MVEIEIDGKKVEVPAGSMVMEAANKLGTYIPHFCYHKKLSIAANCRMCLVEVEKAPKPLPACATPVTQGMIVRSNSDKATKAQKDVMEFLLINHPLDCPICDQGGECQLQDLAVGYGKTKSRYQEEKRVVFHKNVGPLISMEEMSRCIHCTRCVRFGQEIAGVMELGMLNRGEHSEITSFVGKTVDSELSGNMIDLCPVGALTSKPFRYSARTWELSRRKSVSAHDGLGSNLIVQVKNNKVMRVVPLENDAINECWISDKDRFAYEGLNTEDRLTKPMLKQGGQWQEVDWQTALEYVAHGLKNVRHEHGANSIAAVATANSTVEELSLLAKVVRGMGSSHIETRLRQSDFSLTGKVTPWLGMSIADFAQLKQVFVIGSFLRKDHPLLAARLRQAIKSGTKLSVLNATDDELLMKVSNKAVLAPSAWTAFLAEIATAIAAAKQIAKPAGLPEVSVSDAAQAIANSLLSANEDNKGGVFLGNTAAQLPNASEIHALAQWIAQHANLGFGYLTEAANTVGAHLVGAVPSDASAVLSADRKAVLVLNAEANHDFADANQANAVLAQADMVVVMSPYKQGMEYADVLLPVSPFTETAGTFVNCEGRAQSFHGVVKPLGDTRPAWKVLRVLGNLLGLEKFDYETSEAVRDEVLGQGQTDLSSKLNNKVEVAVKVSAAAAGLERVSDVNIYATDAIVRRSESLQRTADAKAASSVYLSSAEFARLAINAGDFVKLTQGAASIVMPAALDKSLPATVVRVAAGVLATHQLGAMFGPISVERA comes from the coding sequence ATGGTTGAAATTGAAATAGACGGCAAGAAAGTAGAAGTCCCTGCGGGCAGCATGGTCATGGAAGCCGCCAATAAGCTTGGCACTTACATTCCGCACTTTTGCTATCACAAGAAACTGTCGATCGCGGCAAACTGCCGTATGTGTTTGGTTGAAGTTGAAAAGGCGCCAAAGCCTTTGCCAGCCTGCGCCACACCTGTGACTCAAGGCATGATCGTGCGCTCCAATAGCGACAAGGCGACCAAAGCACAAAAAGACGTGATGGAATTTTTGTTAATCAACCATCCGCTGGATTGCCCGATTTGCGATCAAGGCGGTGAGTGCCAATTACAAGATTTGGCGGTTGGTTACGGCAAAACAAAATCCCGCTACCAAGAAGAAAAGCGCGTCGTATTCCACAAGAACGTTGGCCCATTGATTTCAATGGAAGAGATGAGCCGCTGCATTCACTGCACACGCTGCGTCCGTTTCGGTCAAGAAATCGCTGGTGTGATGGAATTGGGCATGCTTAATCGTGGCGAACATTCTGAAATTACTTCCTTTGTTGGTAAGACAGTTGATTCCGAATTGTCCGGTAACATGATTGATCTCTGCCCAGTCGGTGCATTGACATCCAAACCATTCCGCTACTCGGCACGTACTTGGGAATTGTCCCGCCGCAAATCGGTGAGCGCGCATGACGGTTTGGGTTCTAACCTGATCGTTCAAGTGAAGAACAACAAAGTGATGCGTGTCGTGCCTTTGGAAAACGATGCGATCAATGAATGCTGGATCTCTGATAAAGATCGCTTCGCTTACGAAGGCTTGAACACTGAAGATCGTTTGACTAAGCCGATGTTGAAGCAGGGTGGTCAGTGGCAAGAAGTTGATTGGCAAACAGCCTTGGAATATGTCGCGCATGGCTTGAAGAATGTGCGTCACGAACATGGTGCGAATAGTATTGCAGCCGTTGCGACCGCGAACTCCACTGTTGAAGAGTTGAGTTTGTTGGCAAAAGTGGTACGCGGTATGGGTTCTAGTCATATCGAAACACGTTTGCGCCAATCTGACTTCAGCTTGACAGGTAAAGTGACTCCTTGGTTGGGTATGTCGATTGCTGATTTCGCGCAATTGAAACAAGTATTCGTGATCGGTTCTTTCCTGCGCAAAGATCATCCATTGTTGGCAGCTCGCTTGCGTCAAGCAATTAAGTCCGGTACCAAACTCAGCGTCTTGAACGCGACGGATGATGAGTTGTTGATGAAAGTCAGCAACAAAGCGGTATTGGCGCCATCAGCGTGGACAGCGTTCTTAGCGGAAATTGCGACAGCGATCGCCGCCGCGAAACAAATCGCGAAGCCAGCAGGTTTGCCAGAAGTCAGTGTTAGTGACGCAGCGCAAGCCATCGCCAATAGCTTACTAAGTGCAAATGAAGACAACAAAGGTGGCGTATTCCTCGGAAATACGGCTGCACAACTCCCGAATGCAAGCGAAATTCACGCTTTGGCGCAATGGATTGCACAACATGCCAACCTCGGTTTTGGCTACTTGACTGAAGCTGCAAACACAGTTGGCGCGCACTTGGTTGGCGCAGTTCCTAGCGATGCAAGTGCTGTCCTCAGCGCTGATCGTAAAGCGGTATTGGTGTTGAATGCCGAAGCGAATCATGATTTCGCCGATGCGAATCAGGCTAATGCCGTATTGGCGCAAGCCGACATGGTGGTTGTAATGTCGCCATACAAACAAGGCATGGAATATGCGGATGTCTTATTGCCAGTCTCTCCATTCACTGAAACGGCAGGCACTTTCGTCAACTGCGAAGGTCGCGCGCAGAGTTTCCATGGGGTGGTGAAACCTTTGGGTGATACGCGCCCAGCATGGAAAGTATTGCGTGTGTTGGGTAACCTCTTGGGGCTCGAAAAATTTGACTACGAAACTTCTGAAGCTGTGCGTGACGAAGTGTTGGGGCAAGGTCAAACAGATCTGTCTTCGAAACTCAACAACAAAGTTGAGGTTGCAGTGAAAGTCTCTGCAGCGGCAGCAGGTTTGGAGCGCGTTTCTGATGTCAATATTTATGCGACAGACGCCATCGTTCGTCGTTCGGAATCCCTGCAGCGTACTGCGGATGCGAAAGCAGCAAGTAGTGTGTATTTGAGCTCTGCTGAGTTTGCGCGTCTCGCGATCAATGCAGGCGATTTCGTTAAGTTGACACAAGGTGCAGCATCGATTGTGATGCCAGCAGCCCTCGATAAATCTTTGCCGGCAACGGTAGTGCGTGTTGCCGCTGGTGTGTTGGCGACGCATCAACTGGGTGCGATGTTTGGCCCAATTAGTGTGGAGCGTGCATAA
- the nuoH gene encoding NADH-quinone oxidoreductase subunit NuoH, which yields MNFLDTIQSYGVQYLGGLWPLVWTLIKIVCVTLPLLGAVAYLTLWERKMIGWMHVRLGPNRVGPAGLLQPIADALKLLLKEIIVPAKANKVLFVLAPIMTIMPALAAWSVVPFGPDIVLANVNAGLLLIMAITSMEVYGIIIAGWASNSKYAFLGAMRASAQMVSYEIAMGFVLVVVLMVSGSLNLTDVVNGQMKGYFAERGWSFLSWNWLPLLPMFVIYVISGIAETNRHPFDVVEGESEIVAGHMVEYSGMSFAMFFLAEYANMILISALASIMFLGGWNSPIGHEVPVLGLLAYIPGWIWLGIKTFVVVSMFIWARASFPRYRYDQIMRLGWKVFIPLTLVYLVIVGAWMQTSWNIWK from the coding sequence ATGAATTTCCTCGATACCATTCAAAGTTACGGTGTGCAGTATCTCGGTGGTTTGTGGCCGTTGGTGTGGACCTTAATCAAGATTGTTTGCGTGACTTTGCCTTTGTTGGGTGCTGTTGCTTACCTGACTTTGTGGGAACGCAAGATGATCGGTTGGATGCACGTGCGCCTCGGTCCAAATCGCGTCGGTCCTGCTGGCTTGTTGCAGCCAATCGCCGATGCTTTGAAATTGCTCTTGAAAGAGATCATTGTTCCAGCAAAAGCCAACAAAGTATTGTTCGTATTGGCACCAATTATGACAATTATGCCGGCTTTAGCGGCTTGGTCAGTGGTGCCGTTTGGTCCGGATATTGTTTTGGCTAACGTCAATGCTGGTTTGTTGTTGATCATGGCCATCACATCGATGGAAGTCTACGGCATCATCATTGCAGGTTGGGCGTCTAATTCCAAGTATGCGTTCTTGGGTGCGATGCGTGCTTCTGCGCAAATGGTTTCTTACGAAATCGCCATGGGCTTCGTTTTGGTCGTCGTTCTCATGGTTTCTGGTAGTTTGAATTTAACTGACGTCGTGAATGGCCAGATGAAAGGTTATTTCGCCGAACGCGGTTGGAGCTTCCTGTCTTGGAACTGGTTGCCTTTGTTGCCGATGTTCGTGATTTATGTAATTTCCGGTATCGCTGAAACCAATCGTCACCCATTCGACGTCGTTGAAGGTGAGTCTGAAATCGTTGCGGGTCACATGGTTGAATACTCCGGTATGTCGTTCGCGATGTTCTTCTTGGCTGAATACGCCAACATGATTTTGATCTCCGCTTTGGCATCGATCATGTTCCTGGGCGGTTGGAATTCTCCAATTGGTCATGAAGTACCGGTGTTGGGCTTGTTAGCCTATATTCCTGGTTGGATCTGGCTTGGAATTAAAACTTTTGTGGTTGTCTCGATGTTCATTTGGGCACGTGCTTCATTCCCACGCTATCGTTACGATCAAATTATGCGCTTAGGCTGGAAAGTGTTTATTCCTCTGACTTTGGTGTATCTCGTCATTGTTGGCGCATGGATGCAAACTTCTTGGAATATTTGGAAGTAA
- the nuoI gene encoding NADH-quinone oxidoreductase subunit NuoI — translation MEAIKDFFGSLMLRELIKGLALTGRYMFARKITVQFPEEKTPQSPRFRGLHALRRYPNGEERCIACKLCEAVCPAMAITIESDQREDGSRRTTRYDIDLTKCIFCGFCEESCPVDSIVETHVLEYHGEKRGDLYFTKEMLLAVGDRYEPEIAAARQADAKYR, via the coding sequence ATGGAAGCGATTAAAGACTTTTTTGGCAGCTTAATGTTGCGTGAACTGATCAAGGGCTTGGCGTTGACCGGGCGCTATATGTTCGCACGCAAAATTACAGTGCAATTCCCTGAAGAGAAAACACCGCAGTCTCCACGATTCCGCGGCTTGCACGCTTTGCGTCGCTACCCTAACGGTGAGGAGCGTTGCATTGCATGTAAATTGTGCGAAGCAGTGTGTCCAGCCATGGCGATTACAATTGAATCGGACCAGCGTGAAGACGGTTCTCGTCGTACCACACGTTATGACATCGATTTGACGAAGTGTATTTTCTGCGGATTTTGCGAAGAGTCTTGTCCGGTTGATTCCATCGTTGAGACGCACGTATTGGAATACCACGGCGAGAAGCGCGGTGACCTGTATTTCACGAAAGAGATGTTGCTCGCAGTGGGCGATCGTTACGAACCTGAAATTGCGGCAGCACGTCAAGCTGACGCGAAATACCGCTAA
- a CDS encoding NADH-quinone oxidoreductase subunit J: MDFTTALFYVFAAILVLAATQVITARSPVHAALFLVLSFFSAAGIWMLLQAEFLAIVLVLVYVGAVMVLFLFVVMMLDINMDKLREGFWGRLPLAAIVGLVIAFEMSAVLLKGFLRPDNAVPANAANVGNTKVLGIEIFTNYVLAFEVAAAILFLAIVAAVALTLRRRKDSKYFDPAAAVKVKRNDRVRLVNMKAESDRANGAAAEQSAENTGA; this comes from the coding sequence ATGGATTTTACGACTGCTTTATTTTATGTGTTTGCTGCAATCTTGGTTTTGGCAGCGACTCAAGTGATCACGGCACGTAGCCCTGTGCACGCGGCTTTGTTCTTGGTTCTGTCTTTCTTCAGTGCTGCGGGCATTTGGATGCTGCTGCAAGCCGAGTTTTTGGCGATCGTCTTGGTATTAGTCTATGTTGGCGCCGTGATGGTGTTGTTCCTGTTCGTCGTGATGATGCTCGACATTAACATGGATAAATTGCGTGAAGGATTCTGGGGGCGTTTGCCACTAGCAGCGATCGTTGGGTTGGTGATCGCTTTTGAAATGTCGGCAGTTTTACTTAAAGGTTTTTTACGCCCAGACAACGCGGTACCAGCAAATGCGGCTAACGTGGGTAACACCAAAGTGTTGGGTATTGAGATTTTTACTAATTATGTTTTGGCCTTCGAAGTGGCTGCAGCGATTTTATTTTTGGCGATTGTTGCTGCCGTCGCGCTTACTTTGCGCCGTCGTAAAGATAGTAAGTATTTTGATCCTGCAGCCGCAGTGAAAGTGAAGCGTAATGATCGCGTACGCTTGGTCAACATGAAAGCAGAGTCCGATCGTGCTAATGGCGCGGCAGCGGAACAATCTGCAGAGAATACAGGTGCGTAA
- the nuoK gene encoding NADH-quinone oxidoreductase subunit NuoK: protein MALSLTHFLILGAILFAISVVGIFMNRKNIIVLLMAIELMLLAVNMNFVAFSHYLGDTAGQIFVFFILTVAAAESAIGLAILVVMFRNLDTINVEDLGTLKG from the coding sequence ATGGCGTTGAGCTTGACACATTTTTTGATCTTGGGCGCGATTCTATTCGCGATTTCGGTGGTTGGTATTTTCATGAATCGCAAAAACATCATCGTTTTACTGATGGCGATTGAATTGATGCTGCTGGCCGTCAATATGAATTTCGTCGCTTTTTCGCATTACTTAGGTGACACAGCAGGGCAGATTTTTGTCTTCTTTATCCTAACTGTGGCGGCGGCGGAATCAGCAATTGGCTTAGCGATTTTGGTGGTCATGTTCCGTAATTTGGACACCATCAACGTAGAAGATCTGGGTACCTTGAAGGGCTAA
- the nuoL gene encoding NADH-quinone oxidoreductase subunit L — protein MAGQLNPHLLLAVPLAPLAGAAIAGLLGTKFFGNLIGRKTTHTITILGVLVSFILSAMTLSDVINGASYNGTLYQWMNVGGMKLEVGFLVDSLTAMMMCVVTFVSLMVHIYTIGYMAEDEGYNRFFAYISLFTFSMLMLVMSNNFLQLFFGWEAVGLVSYLLIGFWYTKPTAIYANMKAFLVNRVGDFGFILGIGLLVAYAGSMNYAEVFAKKEALAPLTLPGTDWMLITVACICLFVGAMGKSAQFPLHVWLPDSMEGPTPISALIHAATMVTAGIFMVARMSPLFEMSDTALSFIMTIGAITALFMGFMGIIQNDIKRVVAYSTLSQLGYMTVALGASAYSVAVFHLMTHAFFKALLFLAAGSVIIGMHHDQDIRNMGGLWKYMPKTWFTSLIGSLALIGTPFFSGFYSKDSIIEAVMASHLAGSSFAQFAVLAGVFVTAFYSFRMYFLVFHGKENFGHAHHGHDDHHDDGHHHGLAPGEKPHESPAVVWVPLVLLAVPSLLIGLYTIEPMLFGDFFKGVIFVDHHAHPAMEELAHEFHGWQAMGIHALQTKPFWLALAGVATAYFFYMVKPSIPAAIKVRASVLYNILENKYYMDRFNEIVFAGGARLLGGGLWNVGDKGLIDGLVVNGSAKLVGLFSKVVRLFQTGFIYHYAFVMILGVLAFLLYFMPLPFSK, from the coding sequence ATGGCGGGGCAACTTAACCCACATTTACTGTTAGCAGTACCTCTAGCACCTTTGGCTGGTGCAGCGATTGCTGGTCTGCTTGGTACCAAGTTCTTTGGCAACCTCATTGGTCGCAAGACAACTCACACGATTACGATTCTTGGCGTGCTTGTGTCCTTCATCCTGTCGGCAATGACCTTGTCTGATGTGATCAACGGTGCCTCGTACAATGGCACTTTGTATCAATGGATGAACGTGGGCGGCATGAAGTTAGAAGTTGGCTTCTTGGTCGACAGTTTGACCGCCATGATGATGTGCGTTGTGACTTTTGTCTCCTTAATGGTACACATTTACACTATTGGGTATATGGCTGAAGACGAAGGTTATAACCGCTTCTTCGCATATATTTCTTTGTTCACGTTCTCGATGTTGATGCTGGTCATGAGCAACAACTTCTTGCAATTGTTCTTCGGCTGGGAAGCAGTCGGTTTGGTGTCATATTTGTTGATTGGTTTCTGGTACACCAAGCCAACAGCGATTTACGCGAACATGAAAGCATTCTTGGTCAATCGTGTCGGTGACTTTGGTTTTATTCTCGGTATCGGTTTGTTGGTGGCGTATGCTGGATCCATGAACTATGCCGAAGTGTTTGCCAAAAAAGAGGCACTCGCTCCTTTGACTTTGCCTGGCACAGACTGGATGTTGATTACAGTCGCATGCATCTGCTTGTTCGTAGGCGCGATGGGTAAATCCGCGCAGTTCCCATTGCATGTGTGGTTGCCAGATTCAATGGAAGGTCCAACACCGATTTCTGCCTTGATTCACGCGGCGACGATGGTGACGGCTGGTATCTTCATGGTGGCACGTATGTCGCCATTGTTCGAAATGTCTGACACCGCGCTAAGTTTTATCATGACTATCGGTGCGATTACAGCATTGTTCATGGGCTTCATGGGCATTATTCAAAATGATATAAAGCGCGTGGTTGCTTACTCGACTTTGTCTCAGTTGGGTTATATGACGGTTGCTCTTGGCGCGTCGGCATATTCCGTTGCGGTATTCCATTTGATGACACATGCTTTCTTTAAAGCTTTGCTGTTCTTGGCAGCTGGCTCTGTGATTATTGGTATGCACCATGATCAAGATATCCGCAATATGGGTGGCTTGTGGAAATACATGCCTAAGACATGGTTCACGTCCTTGATTGGTTCCTTGGCTTTGATCGGTACACCATTCTTCTCTGGTTTTTACTCGAAGGATTCGATTATTGAAGCAGTCATGGCATCCCATTTGGCTGGTTCCAGCTTCGCTCAATTCGCGGTGTTAGCCGGTGTGTTTGTGACGGCGTTCTATTCATTCCGTATGTACTTCTTGGTATTCCATGGTAAGGAAAACTTTGGACACGCACATCACGGTCATGACGATCACCACGACGACGGACATCACCACGGCTTGGCACCCGGCGAAAAACCTCATGAATCGCCAGCGGTTGTATGGGTACCTTTGGTCTTGTTGGCAGTGCCATCCTTGTTGATCGGTTTATATACAATCGAACCAATGTTGTTCGGCGATTTCTTCAAAGGCGTCATTTTTGTTGATCACCACGCACATCCAGCAATGGAAGAGTTGGCGCATGAATTCCACGGTTGGCAAGCAATGGGTATTCATGCGTTGCAGACGAAGCCATTCTGGTTAGCACTTGCCGGTGTCGCGACAGCCTACTTCTTCTACATGGTGAAGCCGTCGATTCCTGCTGCAATCAAAGTAAGAGCCAGCGTTTTGTACAACATTCTTGAGAACAAGTATTACATGGATCGTTTCAATGAGATCGTTTTTGCTGGCGGTGCACGATTGCTCGGCGGCGGTTTGTGGAACGTTGGTGACAAGGGTCTGATCGATGGTTTAGTGGTCAATGGAAGTGCAAAACTGGTGGGCCTGTTTTCGAAAGTGGTGCGCTTGTTCCAAACAGGTTTCATTTATCACTATGCGTTTGTAATGATCCTAGGCGTACTCGCATTCTTGTTGTATTTCATGCCTTTGCCGTTCTCGAAATAA
- a CDS encoding NADH-quinone oxidoreductase subunit M, producing the protein MMLSNTPLLSLAIWVPIVFGICVLAVGRDKNAGFVRLLSLVGALASFAVTIPLVTNFDNAAHGLQFVEKMSWITRFNALYALGVDGLAMWLVPLTAFTTVIVVIAAWEVIEKNVAQYMGAFLILSGLMIGVFCATDGLLFYVFFEATLIPMYIIVGVWGGPNRVYAAFKFFLYTLLGSLLTLVAIVYLYLKSGSFEIAAWHRLPLPLDVQIMLFVAFLMAFAVKVPMWPVHTWLPDAHVEAPTGGSVVLAAIMLKLGAYGFLRFSLPIAPDASHSLAGLMITLSLIAVIYIGLVALVQKDMKKLVAYSSIAHMGFVTLGFFMFNEMAVQGAVVQMISHGFVSAAMFLCIGVLYDRVHSREIADYGGVVNTMPKFAAFFILFSMANCGLPATSGFVGEFMVIIGAVKFNFWIGLMAATALIFGAAYSLWMAKRVIFGAITHDHVAKLNDLNKREFFMLGVLAIAVIVMGCYPGPVTDAMQVSVSDLLKHVATSKLPM; encoded by the coding sequence ATGATGCTGTCAAATACTCCCTTACTAAGCCTAGCGATTTGGGTTCCTATTGTCTTCGGTATATGTGTACTCGCCGTAGGACGTGACAAAAATGCGGGTTTCGTACGCTTGCTTTCACTCGTTGGTGCGCTTGCTAGCTTCGCCGTGACCATTCCATTGGTAACAAATTTTGATAACGCAGCGCATGGTTTGCAATTCGTTGAAAAAATGAGTTGGATCACGCGCTTTAACGCGCTCTACGCACTGGGTGTCGACGGTTTGGCTATGTGGTTGGTGCCATTGACCGCATTCACAACGGTCATCGTCGTTATTGCAGCATGGGAAGTGATCGAGAAGAATGTTGCTCAGTATATGGGCGCGTTCCTGATTTTGTCGGGTTTGATGATTGGTGTGTTCTGCGCCACGGACGGCTTGTTGTTCTACGTGTTCTTTGAAGCGACTTTGATTCCGATGTACATCATTGTTGGTGTATGGGGTGGTCCAAATCGCGTCTACGCCGCGTTCAAGTTCTTCTTGTACACCTTGTTGGGTTCCTTGTTGACCTTGGTCGCAATCGTCTATTTGTATTTGAAATCCGGTAGCTTTGAAATCGCTGCTTGGCACCGTTTGCCGTTGCCGCTTGACGTCCAGATTATGCTTTTCGTCGCATTCTTGATGGCGTTTGCGGTGAAGGTACCGATGTGGCCAGTGCATACATGGTTGCCAGATGCCCACGTTGAAGCGCCAACTGGTGGTTCAGTCGTCTTGGCCGCGATCATGTTGAAACTCGGTGCGTATGGTTTCTTGCGGTTCTCCTTGCCGATCGCGCCAGATGCGAGTCATTCCTTGGCAGGGTTGATGATCACTCTTTCCTTGATTGCTGTGATTTATATCGGCTTAGTCGCCCTGGTGCAAAAGGATATGAAGAAGCTGGTGGCTTATTCCTCGATCGCGCACATGGGTTTTGTTACGCTCGGTTTCTTCATGTTTAACGAGATGGCAGTGCAGGGCGCTGTAGTGCAAATGATTTCCCACGGCTTTGTGTCCGCGGCGATGTTCTTGTGTATTGGTGTTTTGTATGATCGCGTTCACTCTCGTGAAATTGCTGACTACGGTGGTGTGGTGAACACCATGCCGAAGTTTGCAGCGTTCTTTATTCTTTTCTCCATGGCCAACTGCGGCTTGCCAGCGACGTCTGGGTTCGTCGGTGAATTCATGGTCATTATTGGTGCAGTGAAGTTCAATTTCTGGATTGGCTTGATGGCAGCCACCGCTTTGATCTTTGGTGCGGCATATTCCTTGTGGATGGCGAAACGTGTGATCTTTGGTGCGATTACACACGATCATGTGGCCAAGCTCAATGATTTGAATAAGCGTGAGTTCTTCATGTTAGGCGTACTTGCGATTGCTGTCATCGTTATGGGTTGCTACCCAGGTCCAGTGACTGATGCAATGCAAGTTTCTGTCAGTGATTTGCTTAAGCACGTGGCGACCTCGAAATTGCCAATGTAA